A genomic stretch from Flavobacterium humidisoli includes:
- a CDS encoding prolyl oligopeptidase family serine peptidase — translation MKLKVTLFLFLNISFFSFAQENLTYQKPSKSILDLADYQRAPSVSMDTKKENMLLMYRNTYKTLDDLNQDEVRLAGLRINPVTNISSTVTYLINLKLRKINGREEIQVKGLPDNPKISNILWSPNDKKILFSHTTNSGVELWVLDVASAQATKLTEARVNANLGNPFNWFLDSETILVKMLPKNRPPLLDSKKDLPTGPIISNTSGEKSQNRTYPDMLKNKNDEANFENCITSELYKVKLNGDAVLYKDAAMFAGERISPDGQYIMLTTIQKPFSYVVPLNRFPSKTVVYDLSGREIKTVNEVPLNEIMPKGFMAVRKGKREMAWRNDKSATLSYVVALDEGDPANQVDFRDEIFLWDAPFDKEASSLAKTPQRFSDIIWGNDNLAIVSEEWYDTRSTKTFLINPSNPNQQPKLITDRNSQDVYSDPGVFETKKNAYNKYVLAIEKNNLYRIGEGYTKNGQFPFVDEFNLETLKSKRIYTSPYKDKKEDILEIEDLKSGKILVQIQSKTEYPNYYFRNIKKQNSLTQVTDFKNPFESIKNVSKEVIKYKRKDGLELSGTLYLPVGYDKSKKEKLPLLIWAYPAEYKDRNSASQSTQNSNEFTFPYYGSFVYWVTKGYVVLDDAAFPIIGEGTTEPNDNFISQLVDNAAAAIDAVDALGYINRKKVAVGGHSYGAFMTANLLTHSDLFACGIARSGAYNRTLTPFGFQSEQRNYWEAPEVYNAMSPFMNAEKMKTPILLVHGEADNNPGTFTLQTERYFQALKGLGAPARMVILPKESHGYVAKENILHLLWEQDQFLEKYLKN, via the coding sequence ATGAAATTAAAGGTTACACTGTTTTTATTTTTAAATATAAGCTTTTTCTCTTTTGCGCAAGAGAACCTAACTTATCAAAAACCTTCAAAATCTATTTTAGATTTGGCAGATTATCAAAGAGCTCCTTCCGTATCAATGGATACCAAAAAAGAAAACATGCTCTTAATGTATCGCAATACTTATAAAACACTCGACGATTTAAACCAAGACGAAGTTCGTTTAGCTGGTTTGAGAATTAATCCGGTTACTAATATTTCAAGTACTGTAACATACTTAATCAATCTAAAACTAAGAAAAATAAACGGAAGGGAAGAAATTCAGGTTAAAGGACTCCCTGATAATCCGAAAATATCAAACATTCTTTGGTCACCAAACGACAAAAAAATCCTATTCTCACACACTACAAATTCTGGTGTAGAACTTTGGGTTTTAGATGTTGCAAGTGCACAAGCAACAAAACTTACAGAGGCCAGAGTAAATGCAAATCTTGGAAATCCGTTTAATTGGTTTTTAGACAGTGAAACCATCTTAGTAAAAATGCTTCCTAAAAACAGACCGCCACTTTTAGATTCTAAAAAAGATCTGCCTACTGGGCCGATTATTTCAAATACTTCAGGAGAAAAATCTCAAAACAGGACATATCCCGATATGCTAAAAAACAAAAACGACGAAGCTAATTTTGAAAACTGCATAACTTCTGAATTGTATAAAGTAAAACTAAATGGAGATGCTGTTTTATACAAAGACGCCGCTATGTTTGCCGGAGAAAGAATCTCTCCAGATGGTCAGTACATTATGCTGACAACAATTCAAAAACCTTTTTCTTATGTAGTTCCGTTAAACAGATTTCCATCCAAAACGGTTGTTTACGATTTAAGCGGAAGAGAGATTAAAACGGTAAACGAGGTTCCTTTAAATGAAATTATGCCAAAAGGCTTTATGGCTGTTCGAAAAGGAAAAAGAGAAATGGCTTGGAGAAACGACAAATCGGCAACTTTATCTTATGTGGTAGCGTTAGACGAAGGAGATCCTGCAAATCAAGTTGATTTTAGAGATGAAATTTTCCTTTGGGATGCGCCTTTTGACAAAGAAGCTTCTTCATTAGCAAAAACTCCTCAGCGTTTTAGTGACATTATATGGGGCAATGACAATTTAGCGATTGTTTCAGAAGAATGGTATGACACCAGAAGCACCAAAACATTTTTGATTAATCCATCAAACCCAAATCAGCAGCCAAAATTAATTACAGATAGAAATTCGCAAGATGTTTATTCTGATCCCGGAGTTTTTGAAACAAAAAAAAATGCTTACAATAAATATGTTTTAGCAATCGAAAAAAACAACCTTTATAGAATTGGCGAAGGTTATACTAAAAACGGACAATTTCCTTTTGTAGACGAATTCAATCTAGAAACTTTAAAATCAAAACGCATTTACACTTCTCCGTACAAAGATAAAAAAGAAGATATTTTAGAAATTGAAGATTTGAAGTCTGGGAAAATTTTAGTTCAGATTCAGTCAAAAACAGAATACCCAAATTACTATTTCAGAAATATTAAAAAACAAAATAGTCTAACACAAGTTACAGATTTCAAAAATCCGTTTGAAAGCATTAAAAATGTTAGCAAAGAAGTTATTAAATATAAACGCAAAGACGGATTGGAGCTTTCGGGAACTTTATATCTTCCTGTCGGTTATGATAAAAGTAAAAAAGAAAAATTGCCACTATTGATCTGGGCATATCCAGCAGAATATAAAGATAGGAATAGTGCTTCTCAATCGACTCAAAACTCAAACGAATTCACTTTTCCTTATTATGGTTCATTTGTATATTGGGTAACAAAAGGGTATGTCGTTTTAGATGACGCTGCTTTTCCAATTATTGGCGAAGGAACTACCGAACCAAACGACAATTTTATTTCGCAATTAGTAGATAATGCAGCCGCAGCAATTGATGCAGTAGATGCTTTAGGCTATATTAACCGTAAAAAAGTAGCTGTTGGAGGACATTCTTACGGAGCTTTTATGACTGCCAACTTATTAACCCATTCGGACCTTTTTGCCTGCGGAATTGCAAGAAGCGGTGCATACAATAGAACATTAACTCCATTCGGATTTCAATCTGAACAAAGAAATTACTGGGAAGCACCAGAAGTTTACAACGCAATGTCTCCATTTATGAATGCTGAAAAAATGAAAACGCCAATTTTGTTAGTTCATGGAGAAGCAGACAATAATCCAGGAACTTTTACTTTGCAGACAGAACGTTATTTTCAAGCATTAAAAGGATTAGGAGCGCCGGCAAGAATGGTTATTCTGCCAAAAGAATCTCACGGTTATGTAGCAAAAGAAAACATTTTGCACCTGCTTTGGGAACAAGATCAGTTTTTAGAAAAATATTTAAAGAATTAA
- a CDS encoding ABC transporter ATP-binding protein translates to MLDIQNISFSYTENPVIKNISFSIEKGQNIAIIGESGCGKSTLLKLIYGLYDLDEGKIFYGDKPILGPKFNLIPGMPYMKYLAQDFDLSPYETVAENVGKFLSNGFANMKKLRVQELLEMVEMDQFANVKTKFLSGGQQQRVALVRVLALEPEVILLDEPFSQIDAFRKNALRRNLFRYLKQKGITCIIATHDSTDALSFADQAIVMRNGEVLVKDDPSKIYEDPQVKYVASLFGEVNEIPTHLLLSYADETHKTLVYPHQFKMVSESKLMVKIRRTYFRGSHYLIETVYKRQLIFFESEIDLPLEQEVFLALNYL, encoded by the coding sequence ATGCTTGACATTCAAAATATATCTTTTTCGTACACCGAAAACCCCGTTATAAAAAACATCTCTTTTTCTATTGAAAAAGGCCAGAATATTGCGATTATTGGCGAGAGTGGCTGCGGAAAAAGTACGCTACTCAAGCTTATATACGGATTATACGATCTCGATGAGGGGAAGATTTTTTATGGTGACAAACCAATCTTGGGGCCAAAGTTCAATCTCATTCCAGGGATGCCTTATATGAAATATCTGGCACAGGATTTTGATTTGTCTCCATATGAAACGGTTGCAGAAAACGTAGGTAAGTTTCTCTCGAACGGTTTTGCAAACATGAAAAAGCTTCGTGTTCAGGAATTGTTAGAGATGGTAGAAATGGATCAGTTTGCAAATGTTAAGACTAAATTTCTAAGTGGTGGACAACAGCAAAGAGTGGCGCTGGTTAGAGTTTTGGCCTTAGAACCAGAAGTAATTTTGTTAGACGAGCCATTTAGTCAGATAGATGCTTTTAGAAAAAATGCTTTACGTCGTAATTTATTTCGTTATCTAAAACAAAAGGGAATTACGTGTATTATTGCAACACATGATAGTACAGATGCTTTGTCTTTTGCCGATCAGGCAATCGTGATGAGAAACGGAGAAGTTTTGGTAAAAGACGATCCTTCAAAAATATATGAAGATCCACAGGTTAAATATGTGGCATCTTTGTTTGGAGAAGTAAATGAAATTCCGACTCATTTATTATTGTCTTACGCAGACGAAACGCATAAAACATTGGTTTATCCGCATCAATTTAAAATGGTTTCGGAATCAAAGTTGATGGTAAAGATTAGAAGAACTTATTTTAGAGGAAGCCATTATTTGATTGAAACAGTTTATAAAAGACAGTTGATTTTCTTTGAAAGCGAAATAGATTTGCCACTTGAACAAGAAGTTTTTCTGGCTTTAAATTATTTATAA
- a CDS encoding OmpA family protein, producing the protein MRKITVLGLSSLMVIASFFTSCDSVKNANNTQKGAGIGVVAGGVIGGILGNNIGRGGNAALGAAIGAAVGGGTGALIGNKMDKQAREIDQALPGASVERVGEGIHLTLNENAVRFDTNKSTLTAQAKANLDKLVPVFNDYGDTDIQIFGYTDNTGKPEYNLTLSGQRAASVQAYLVSKGLKSSRFKTSGLGIADPIATNDTPEGRAQNRRVEFSITANDKMVNDAKAEAGK; encoded by the coding sequence ATGAGAAAGATAACGGTTTTAGGTTTAAGTAGTTTAATGGTTATAGCTAGTTTTTTTACAAGCTGTGATTCAGTAAAAAACGCAAATAATACACAAAAAGGAGCCGGAATTGGTGTAGTTGCAGGTGGTGTTATTGGTGGTATTTTAGGAAATAATATCGGACGAGGCGGAAACGCTGCTTTAGGAGCTGCAATTGGAGCTGCTGTAGGTGGGGGAACTGGAGCTTTGATCGGAAATAAAATGGATAAGCAAGCTCGTGAAATTGATCAAGCTTTACCAGGTGCTTCTGTTGAAAGAGTTGGTGAAGGTATCCACTTAACATTAAACGAAAATGCTGTTCGTTTTGATACTAATAAATCTACTTTGACAGCTCAAGCAAAAGCTAATTTAGATAAGTTAGTTCCTGTATTTAATGATTATGGAGATACAGATATTCAAATTTTTGGTTACACAGATAATACTGGAAAACCAGAATATAACTTGACACTTTCTGGACAAAGAGCTGCTTCTGTGCAAGCTTATTTAGTTTCAAAAGGATTAAAATCAAGCCGTTTCAAAACTTCAGGTTTAGGAATTGCAGATCCAATTGCAACAAATGATACTCCAGAAGGAAGAGCTCAAAACCGTCGTGTTGAATTTTCAATTACAGCAAACGACAAAATGGTAAATGACGCTAAAGCAGAAGCTGGAAAATAG
- a CDS encoding lipocalin family protein: MKKSIFICLIAAMFFACKSASSTASSSEATTLSTKLDKSTQVALKGNWVLTNVSYPGSDYIKVNSFDLADSKCFIRSTWSFISNNNKGTMALTSPSCTGFSSPIVWSINNQGLFVLKILNAGEKAKKVRDGYLLKVAGVTESSFQLIDNINVGGQVKDVVYQFQRAN, translated from the coding sequence ATGAAGAAAAGTATTTTTATATGCTTGATTGCCGCTATGTTTTTTGCGTGTAAATCAGCTTCGTCAACAGCTTCATCTTCTGAAGCTACTACGCTTTCAACAAAACTTGACAAATCGACTCAAGTAGCGTTAAAAGGGAATTGGGTACTTACCAATGTTTCTTACCCAGGTTCTGATTATATCAAAGTAAATTCATTTGATCTCGCAGATTCAAAATGTTTTATTAGAAGTACTTGGAGCTTTATTTCGAATAATAATAAAGGAACAATGGCTTTGACTTCGCCAAGTTGTACTGGATTTTCTTCGCCAATTGTATGGAGTATCAACAATCAAGGTTTGTTTGTATTGAAAATTCTTAATGCAGGCGAAAAAGCGAAGAAAGTAAGAGATGGTTATTTGCTTAAAGTTGCAGGTGTAACTGAAAGTTCTTTTCAGTTAATTGATAATATCAATGTTGGAGGTCAGGTTAAAGATGTGGTTTACCAATTTCAAAGAGCTAATTAA
- the htpG gene encoding molecular chaperone HtpG, giving the protein MATGKINVSVENIFPLIKKFLYSDHEIFLRELVSNGTDATLKLKHLISIGEAKVEYGNPIIEVKVDKEGKKIHIIDQGLGMTADEVEKYINQVAFSGAEEFLDKYKDSAKDSGIIGHFGLGFYSAFMVAEKVEIITKSYKDEPAAHWTCDGSPEFTLEPADKTSRGTEIILHIAEDSLEFLDDSKISGLLNKYNKFMPIPIKFGTRTETLPKPEDAPEDYVNETVETDNIINNPNPAWTKQPTELSDEDYKNFYRELYPMQFEEPLFHIHLNVDYPFNLTGILYFPKLGNDMQIQKDKIQLYQNQVYVTDNVEGIVPEFLTMLKGVIDSPDIPLNVSRSGLQADGAVKKISNYITRKVADKLKALFNENRADFEAKWNDIKIVLEYGMLSEEKFYEKAGAFVLYPTVDDTYFTLEELKEKLKENQTDKDGKLVVLYAGNKDAQHSYIEAAKDKGYEVLLLDSPIISHLIQKIENDNSGLTFVRVDSDHIDNLIKKEENTISKLSDDEKAALKTSLEAYIPKAYSVQLEAMDSQAAPFIITQPEFMRRMKEMSQTGGGGMFGMGNMPEMYNLVVNTNSDLASNILNTEDKTHQEHLVKQALDLAKLSQNLLKGEALTAFVKRSFEMIK; this is encoded by the coding sequence ATGGCAACAGGTAAAATTAATGTTTCAGTAGAAAACATTTTTCCTTTAATTAAAAAGTTCTTATACAGCGACCATGAAATCTTCTTACGCGAGCTTGTTTCTAACGGTACCGATGCTACTTTAAAATTAAAACATCTTATCAGCATTGGTGAAGCGAAAGTAGAATATGGCAATCCGATCATTGAAGTTAAAGTGGACAAAGAAGGTAAAAAAATCCACATTATCGATCAAGGTTTAGGTATGACAGCTGATGAAGTTGAAAAATACATCAATCAAGTTGCTTTTTCAGGCGCTGAAGAATTCTTAGACAAATACAAAGATTCTGCTAAAGATTCTGGAATTATCGGACATTTTGGTCTTGGTTTCTACTCTGCTTTTATGGTAGCTGAAAAAGTTGAAATCATTACAAAATCGTATAAAGATGAGCCAGCAGCACATTGGACATGTGACGGAAGTCCTGAATTTACTTTAGAACCAGCTGACAAAACTTCACGCGGAACAGAAATCATTCTTCATATCGCTGAAGATTCTTTAGAATTCTTAGACGATTCTAAAATCAGTGGTTTATTAAATAAGTATAACAAGTTCATGCCTATTCCGATTAAATTCGGAACAAGAACTGAAACGCTTCCTAAACCAGAAGACGCTCCAGAAGATTACGTTAATGAAACAGTTGAAACTGATAATATCATTAACAACCCAAATCCAGCTTGGACAAAACAGCCTACTGAATTATCTGACGAAGATTACAAAAACTTCTACAGAGAGTTGTATCCAATGCAATTTGAAGAGCCTTTATTCCACATTCATTTAAATGTTGATTATCCATTTAACTTAACTGGTATTTTGTATTTCCCGAAATTGGGTAACGATATGCAAATCCAGAAAGACAAAATTCAGCTGTACCAAAACCAAGTTTACGTTACTGACAACGTAGAAGGAATTGTTCCTGAATTCTTGACAATGTTAAAAGGTGTTATCGATTCTCCAGATATTCCATTAAACGTTTCTCGTTCTGGCTTACAAGCAGATGGAGCTGTTAAGAAAATCTCAAACTACATTACTCGTAAAGTAGCCGATAAATTAAAAGCTTTATTTAATGAAAACCGTGCTGATTTTGAAGCAAAATGGAACGACATTAAAATCGTTCTAGAATACGGAATGCTTTCTGAAGAGAAATTCTACGAAAAAGCAGGTGCATTTGTTTTGTACCCAACTGTAGATGATACATACTTTACTTTAGAGGAATTAAAAGAAAAATTAAAAGAAAACCAAACCGATAAAGACGGCAAATTAGTTGTTCTTTACGCTGGAAACAAAGATGCTCAGCACTCTTACATTGAGGCAGCAAAAGATAAAGGCTACGAAGTATTGCTTTTAGATTCTCCGATTATTTCGCATTTAATCCAAAAAATTGAAAACGATAATAGCGGATTAACTTTTGTACGTGTTGACTCTGATCACATTGACAACTTAATTAAAAAAGAAGAAAACACTATTTCTAAACTTTCTGATGACGAAAAAGCTGCTTTAAAAACTTCTTTAGAAGCTTACATTCCAAAAGCATATAGTGTACAATTGGAAGCTATGGATTCTCAAGCAGCTCCATTCATTATTACGCAGCCAGAATTTATGCGCAGAATGAAAGAAATGAGCCAGACAGGCGGTGGCGGAATGTTCGGAATGGGTAATATGCCAGAAATGTACAATTTGGTGGTAAACACTAATTCTGATTTGGCTTCAAACATCTTGAATACAGAAGACAAAACGCACCAAGAGCATTTAGTTAAGCAAGCTTTAGATTTAGCTAAATTATCTCAAAACCTATTAAAAGGCGAAGCGCTTACTGCTTTCGTAAAAAGAAGTTTCGAAATGATCAAATAA
- a CDS encoding DUF4369 domain-containing protein, which produces MKKTLIAFVTLAVLASCSKKESAADNLHITGNIKGLKTGTLYIQRIVDTSLVAIDSIKIDGNSAFERDIKLESPEMLYLYLDRGVTNSLDNNILFFAEPGNINIDTNLDNFIAGAKITGSKNQELYEEYQKINTRFRDDNLSMVEAKFKALKRQDQKAIDSIDAKQQSNIKRKYLYATNFAINNKDHEVAPYIALAEIYDINLKFLDTIQKSMTPKVAQSLYGKKLTKYVAEVKKAEQNAPAAATTPAPAE; this is translated from the coding sequence ATGAAAAAAACACTAATTGCTTTTGTTACTCTTGCAGTATTAGCATCTTGCAGCAAAAAAGAATCAGCTGCTGATAACCTACACATCACAGGAAACATTAAAGGTTTAAAAACCGGAACTTTATATATCCAAAGAATTGTCGACACTTCTCTTGTTGCTATTGACAGCATCAAAATTGATGGAAACTCAGCTTTTGAAAGAGATATTAAATTAGAATCTCCAGAAATGCTTTATTTGTATTTAGATCGAGGGGTAACAAACTCATTAGACAATAACATTTTATTCTTTGCCGAGCCAGGAAATATAAATATCGATACTAATTTAGACAACTTCATCGCTGGTGCAAAAATTACTGGTTCAAAAAATCAGGAATTATATGAAGAATACCAAAAAATAAACACGCGTTTTAGAGACGATAATTTATCTATGGTTGAAGCAAAATTTAAAGCTTTAAAAAGACAAGACCAAAAAGCAATTGACAGCATTGACGCAAAACAACAGTCCAACATTAAAAGAAAATATTTGTACGCTACAAACTTTGCCATAAACAATAAAGACCACGAAGTAGCACCTTATATTGCTTTAGCAGAGATTTACGATATCAATTTGAAGTTTCTTGATACCATTCAAAAATCAATGACGCCAAAAGTAGCACAATCGCTTTATGGAAAGAAATTAACCAAGTATGTCGCTGAAGTCAAAAAAGCAGAACAAAATGCTCCAGCAGCCGCAACAACTCCAGCTCCAGCTGAATAA
- a CDS encoding type I phosphomannose isomerase catalytic subunit, giving the protein MSQNLYPLQFEPILKERIWGGEKLKTILNKPIVSKITGESWELSTVPGDVSVVANGVLKGKSLMDLIDETPDAILGTKVYERFGKQFPLLFKYLDAREDLSIQVHPNDKLAKERHNSFGKTEMWYVMQADADARIIVGFKEDSSKEEYLKHLHDNTLVSILDDVKAKSGDVFFLETGTVHAIGAGLVVAEIQQTSDITYRLYDFDRVDAQGNKRELHVDLALDAINYNKVDTQKKYDSKANTSNTVVDCPYFTTNFLPLENKLEVAKNGETFTVYMCIEGSFEIEYDGFKHAYIKGDTVLVPAAINAFNLSGKASILEIYIS; this is encoded by the coding sequence ATGAGTCAAAATTTATACCCTTTGCAATTTGAACCGATTTTGAAAGAAAGAATCTGGGGAGGAGAAAAATTGAAAACTATTTTAAATAAACCAATCGTTTCTAAAATTACTGGCGAAAGCTGGGAATTGTCTACGGTGCCAGGAGATGTAAGTGTGGTTGCAAATGGAGTTTTAAAAGGAAAATCGTTAATGGATTTGATTGATGAAACGCCAGATGCGATTTTAGGAACTAAAGTTTATGAAAGATTTGGAAAACAGTTTCCGTTACTTTTTAAATATCTTGATGCTAGGGAAGACCTTTCTATTCAAGTGCATCCAAATGATAAGCTGGCAAAAGAGCGCCATAATTCATTCGGAAAAACCGAAATGTGGTATGTAATGCAGGCAGATGCCGATGCTAGAATTATTGTAGGTTTTAAAGAAGATTCTAGTAAAGAAGAATATTTGAAACATTTACACGATAATACTTTGGTTTCTATTTTAGATGATGTGAAAGCAAAATCGGGAGATGTTTTTTTCTTAGAAACAGGAACTGTTCACGCAATTGGCGCGGGATTGGTTGTTGCAGAAATTCAACAAACTTCTGATATTACGTATCGTTTATACGATTTTGATCGTGTTGATGCACAAGGAAACAAAAGAGAACTGCATGTAGATTTAGCACTTGATGCTATTAACTACAATAAAGTTGATACACAAAAGAAATACGATTCGAAAGCGAATACTTCGAATACAGTTGTAGACTGTCCTTATTTTACAACTAATTTTCTTCCGCTAGAAAATAAATTAGAAGTGGCTAAAAATGGTGAAACATTTACCGTTTATATGTGTATTGAAGGAAGCTTCGAAATCGAATATGACGGATTTAAGCATGCTTACATTAAAGGAGATACTGTCTTGGTTCCAGCTGCGATAAATGCATTTAACTTGAGCGGAAAAGCTTCAATTTTAGAAATTTACATTTCTTAG
- a CDS encoding peroxiredoxin — MSLKIGDIVPNFTAKDNNGELFESQSVLGRKPLVIYFYPKDNTPGCTTEACSFRDQYEDFKDLGAEVIGISSDSVKSHHKFAAKHKLPFILLSDQDKRLRKLFGVRNNLFGLLPGRVTYIIDKNGLLISIFDSANAVKHIPKALEIVQELVS, encoded by the coding sequence ATGTCATTAAAAATAGGAGATATAGTTCCGAATTTTACTGCGAAAGACAACAATGGTGAACTTTTTGAAAGCCAAAGCGTTTTAGGAAGAAAACCGCTGGTGATTTATTTTTACCCAAAAGATAATACGCCAGGATGTACAACCGAAGCTTGCAGTTTTCGGGATCAATACGAAGATTTTAAAGATTTAGGAGCTGAGGTAATTGGTATTAGCAGTGATAGTGTAAAATCACATCATAAATTTGCTGCTAAACACAAATTGCCTTTTATTTTGCTTTCTGATCAGGATAAAAGATTAAGAAAACTTTTTGGTGTCCGCAATAACTTGTTCGGACTTCTGCCAGGACGCGTTACCTATATAATTGATAAAAATGGTTTGCTGATTTCGATATTTGACAGTGCAAATGCTGTAAAACATATACCGAAAGCCTTAGAAATCGTTCAAGAATTAGTATCGTAG
- a CDS encoding 6-carboxytetrahydropterin synthase: MRVTISRKAHFNAAHRLHRKDWSFEKNDAVFGKCNNPNFHGHNYGLTVSVTGKIDPETGFVLDVKVLADIIREEVEIPFDHKNLNLDVPEFADLNPTAENIAVVIWNKIRQRIHTDFDLEVVLNETERNFVTYKGE; the protein is encoded by the coding sequence ATGAGAGTAACCATATCAAGAAAAGCACATTTTAATGCTGCACATCGACTGCATCGAAAGGATTGGTCATTTGAGAAAAACGATGCTGTTTTTGGAAAATGCAACAATCCCAACTTTCATGGTCATAATTATGGTTTAACAGTAAGTGTTACAGGAAAAATTGACCCCGAAACTGGTTTTGTTTTAGATGTGAAAGTATTAGCGGATATTATACGAGAGGAAGTAGAAATTCCGTTTGATCACAAAAATCTGAATTTGGATGTTCCTGAATTTGCAGATTTGAATCCGACCGCAGAGAATATTGCTGTTGTGATATGGAATAAAATTAGACAACGAATTCATACTGACTTTGATCTTGAAGTCGTGCTGAACGAAACGGAACGAAATTTTGTAACTTATAAAGGAGAATAA
- the idi gene encoding isopentenyl-diphosphate Delta-isomerase, translating to MTEENVILVNQNDEQIGLMPKLEAHEKALLHRAFSVFILNSKNEIMLQQRAHHKYHSPLLWTNTCCSHQREGETNIEAGSRRLFEEMGFKAELKELFHFIYKAPFDNGLTEHELDHVMIGYYNEEPNINPDEVEDWKWMSIEDVKADIEKQPEIYTVWFKIIFDEFDHYLEDHKL from the coding sequence ATGACAGAAGAAAACGTAATACTAGTTAATCAAAACGATGAACAGATTGGCTTAATGCCAAAATTAGAAGCACATGAAAAAGCGCTATTGCACCGTGCCTTTTCGGTTTTTATTTTAAATAGTAAAAACGAAATTATGCTGCAACAACGTGCTCATCATAAATACCATTCTCCGTTGCTTTGGACAAACACTTGCTGCAGCCATCAGAGAGAGGGAGAAACAAACATCGAAGCGGGAAGCCGAAGATTGTTTGAGGAAATGGGGTTTAAAGCCGAATTGAAAGAGCTGTTTCACTTTATATACAAAGCGCCTTTTGACAACGGTTTGACAGAACATGAACTGGACCATGTTATGATTGGTTATTATAATGAGGAACCGAACATAAATCCAGACGAGGTAGAAGACTGGAAATGGATGAGTATTGAAGATGTTAAAGCAGATATTGAAAAACAGCCCGAAATTTACACCGTATGGTTTAAGATAATTTTTGATGAATTTGATCATTATCTCGAAGACCATAAATTATAG
- the msrB gene encoding peptide-methionine (R)-S-oxide reductase MsrB, with product MKSKNLIFSLCFLLPLFILQACGQNTKKQSAKTVIMENKISKPGNPYYSNTDTTKLNVSNAEWKKVLPEDVYAVMREADTERPFTGKYWNTDEKGTYYCASCGNLLFRSTAKFSSSCGWPSFFEQENKKSIVFKEDNSLGMERIETLCGRCGGHLGHIFDDGPPPTGKRYCMNSIALDFVPDNK from the coding sequence ATGAAATCTAAAAATTTAATTTTCAGCCTTTGCTTTTTACTGCCACTCTTTATTTTACAAGCCTGCGGACAGAACACGAAAAAACAATCTGCAAAAACAGTTATTATGGAAAATAAAATCAGTAAACCCGGAAATCCTTATTACTCCAATACCGACACAACTAAACTCAATGTAAGCAATGCCGAATGGAAAAAGGTTTTACCGGAAGATGTTTATGCTGTAATGCGTGAGGCTGACACCGAAAGGCCTTTTACGGGAAAATATTGGAATACTGACGAAAAAGGAACTTATTACTGCGCTTCTTGTGGCAACTTGCTTTTTAGATCGACTGCTAAATTTTCAAGCAGCTGCGGATGGCCAAGTTTTTTTGAACAGGAAAACAAAAAAAGCATTGTTTTTAAAGAAGACAACTCACTTGGAATGGAAAGAATCGAAACCCTTTGCGGACGCTGTGGCGGACATTTAGGACACATCTTTGATGATGGCCCTCCCCCTACAGGAAAACGCTACTGTATGAACTCGATTGCTCTTGATTTTGTTCCTGATAATAAATAA